The Fortiea contorta PCC 7126 genome has a segment encoding these proteins:
- a CDS encoding DUF6658 family protein, which produces MSGLISFWKQQRSRQVLTVFFAGLLLIFTTACSGANIQGANPQNPAVQAGGANNPYKNGGDKYTIYQESTDPKITNSKNKNERDQASLQLNSQYLIATNRESKILYPGAETPAGRSEKAQELPIITEENFQQPEPGGLIQNNPDLKTRIQERLETVKESVEDASSFLKNKADEASARPELQKDPAVGK; this is translated from the coding sequence ATGAGCGGTCTGATATCTTTTTGGAAACAACAGCGATCGCGCCAAGTATTAACTGTTTTCTTCGCTGGACTGTTATTGATATTTACCACCGCATGTAGTGGAGCAAATATTCAAGGTGCTAACCCCCAAAACCCTGCTGTCCAAGCAGGTGGCGCTAACAACCCATATAAAAACGGCGGCGATAAATACACTATTTATCAAGAGTCCACTGACCCAAAAATAACCAACTCAAAGAATAAAAATGAACGCGATCAAGCCAGTTTACAGCTAAATTCACAGTACTTGATCGCCACCAATAGAGAATCCAAAATCCTCTATCCTGGCGCTGAGACACCAGCAGGTAGATCTGAAAAAGCACAAGAATTACCAATTATTACAGAAGAGAACTTCCAACAGCCTGAACCAGGCGGTTTGATTCAGAATAACCCAGACTTGAAAACTCGAATTCAAGAACGTCTGGAAACTGTGAAAGAATCTGTTGAAGATGCTTCCAGCTTTTTAAAAAACAAAGCAGATGAAGCAAGCGCAAGACCTGAACTACAGAAAGATCCAGCAGTTGGTAAGTAG
- a CDS encoding lysylphosphatidylglycerol synthase transmembrane domain-containing protein has translation MLKQILRWLILVGTLFFLSKAVYDHWLEVTAIQIDEIGWAILVIATGMTLLAHIWAGWIWTLILKELKQPIESFHFIQVYLKTNIAKYLPGNVWHYYGRIVAAKNANIPTSAATLSVLLEPLLMATAGLMMIILFGSQLAVNQTNFLLQICQFMILILVLCAINPGFLNLAIRFLHKWKTKKSPQNNESSINLYIERYPLRPLLGELAFLWLRSTGFILTFFALGPLHIHQIPLLLGAFSCAWLLGLVVPGAPGGLGVFEATAIALLQHRFPAAIVISAIALYRLISIIAETVAAALAWLDERLST, from the coding sequence ATGCTGAAGCAAATTTTGCGCTGGCTAATTTTAGTTGGGACACTATTTTTTTTATCGAAAGCTGTGTATGATCACTGGTTAGAAGTGACAGCTATCCAAATTGATGAAATAGGATGGGCAATTTTAGTGATCGCTACAGGTATGACTTTATTAGCACATATTTGGGCAGGCTGGATCTGGACTTTGATTTTGAAAGAATTAAAGCAGCCTATAGAATCTTTTCATTTTATCCAAGTCTATCTAAAAACTAACATTGCTAAATACTTACCAGGGAATGTATGGCATTACTACGGGCGAATTGTGGCGGCAAAAAATGCTAATATTCCTACTAGTGCAGCTACTTTAAGTGTTCTATTGGAACCGCTGCTTATGGCGACAGCAGGTTTGATGATGATTATTTTATTTGGTAGTCAATTAGCTGTGAATCAGACAAATTTTCTACTGCAAATCTGCCAATTTATGATTTTAATTTTGGTACTTTGTGCGATTAATCCTGGTTTTTTAAACTTAGCTATTCGCTTTTTACACAAGTGGAAAACTAAAAAATCTCCCCAAAATAACGAGTCAAGTATTAACTTATATATTGAGCGCTATCCTCTTCGTCCTTTGTTAGGAGAATTGGCATTTTTATGGCTGCGTAGCACTGGGTTTATTTTAACTTTTTTTGCTCTCGGCCCATTGCATATCCATCAAATTCCTTTGTTGCTGGGTGCGTTTAGTTGCGCTTGGTTGCTGGGGTTGGTGGTTCCCGGTGCGCCTGGGGGACTGGGTGTGTTTGAAGCAACAGCGATCGCTCTGTTGCAGCATCGGTTTCCAGCGGCTATAGTTATTAGTGCGATCGCTCTTTATCGTTTAATCAGTATAATTGCAGAAACTGTCGCTGCTGCTTTAGCTTGGCTTGATGAACGTCTATCTACTTAA
- a CDS encoding L-threonylcarbamoyladenylate synthase produces MAKIFTLHPDNPQNRRIEEVKSALSSGAVMLYPTDTVYAIGCDLNARSAVERVRKIKQLANDKPLTFLCPSLSNVATYSSVSDTAYRIMKRLIPGPYTFLLPATKLVPKLVQSPKRKTTGIRVPNHTVCLALLSALGNPIISTSAHLPPDEADVQIVENSLKPILSQIELFDRLDTLVDVIVDTGEEPTYEVSTILDLTGEEPMITRRGLGWEAAIAWV; encoded by the coding sequence ATGGCAAAAATTTTCACACTCCATCCTGATAATCCCCAAAATCGCCGAATAGAGGAAGTAAAATCGGCACTTTCTAGCGGTGCAGTCATGCTCTACCCTACTGATACAGTTTATGCAATTGGTTGCGATTTGAATGCCAGATCGGCGGTGGAACGCGTCAGGAAAATTAAGCAGTTAGCAAATGATAAACCTCTGACCTTTTTGTGTCCCTCTCTATCTAATGTGGCAACTTATTCTTCTGTAAGTGATACAGCTTATCGAATTATGAAGCGTTTGATTCCAGGGCCATATACATTTTTGCTACCCGCTACTAAATTAGTACCAAAGCTGGTACAAAGTCCTAAGCGCAAGACCACGGGAATCAGAGTGCCAAATCATACTGTATGTCTAGCGTTACTGTCTGCTTTAGGAAATCCGATTATTTCCACTTCAGCCCATTTACCACCTGATGAAGCAGATGTTCAAATAGTTGAGAATAGCCTCAAGCCGATTCTGTCTCAGATAGAACTGTTTGACCGTTTAGACACTTTGGTAGATGTCATTGTAGACACTGGCGAAGAACCGACTTATGAGGTGTCCACGATTTTAGATTTGACGGGAGAAGAACCAATGATTACACGACGGGGTTTAGGCTGGGAAGCAGCAATAGCATGGGTGTAA
- a CDS encoding DUF3007 family protein produces MRRIDALGFALGIFVAGGLAYALLQLIGLDDQKAGMWSQVLLVSGLLGWLVTYLVRAVGQKMTYHQQREQYEEAFLEKRLAELSPEELAKIQAEIEQERQSQL; encoded by the coding sequence ATGCGACGCATTGACGCTCTTGGTTTTGCCTTGGGGATTTTTGTGGCTGGCGGTTTAGCATATGCTCTATTACAACTAATTGGTTTAGATGACCAAAAAGCTGGTATGTGGAGTCAAGTACTACTGGTCAGTGGCTTGCTAGGCTGGTTAGTCACATACCTTGTGCGTGCGGTGGGGCAAAAAATGACCTACCATCAACAACGGGAACAGTACGAAGAAGCGTTTTTGGAAAAGCGCCTAGCTGAACTCTCTCCCGAAGAACTAGCAAAAATTCAAGCGGAAATTGAACAAGAAAGGCAAAGTCAGCTGTAA
- the trpA gene encoding tryptophan synthase subunit alpha, translating into MTAISDRFQTLRQNRECALIPFITAGDPDLATTAAALATLDRSGADIIELGVPYSDPLADGPVIQAAATRALQRGTTLDQVLEMLQATTPSLRSPIILFTYYNPILHRGIEKFLQQVATAGVAGLVVPDLPLEEAGGLLQSAQNLGIDLTLLVAPTSSAERIKAIAHSSQGFIYLVSVTGVTGMRSQIETRVSDLLNQIREITEKPIGVGFGISQLDQARQVKEWGADAAIVGSAFVKRLAEGTPEQGLSAIAQFCQNLKAAINTSDNGINTQTNHSDKVD; encoded by the coding sequence ATGACTGCCATTTCTGATCGCTTTCAAACTCTACGACAAAATCGAGAGTGTGCTCTGATTCCTTTTATCACCGCTGGTGATCCAGATTTAGCCACTACAGCCGCAGCTTTGGCAACTCTGGATCGCAGTGGTGCAGATATCATTGAACTAGGCGTTCCCTATTCTGATCCGCTAGCTGACGGCCCAGTGATTCAAGCCGCTGCTACCCGCGCTCTCCAACGGGGAACAACGCTGGATCAAGTTTTGGAAATGTTACAAGCGACTACTCCGAGCTTGCGATCGCCCATAATCTTATTTACCTACTACAATCCGATTTTGCACCGGGGGATAGAAAAGTTTCTCCAGCAAGTTGCTACCGCAGGGGTAGCAGGCTTAGTGGTGCCTGATTTACCCTTAGAGGAGGCTGGGGGGTTACTCCAATCAGCCCAGAATTTAGGAATTGATTTAACCTTACTAGTGGCTCCCACTAGTTCCGCTGAACGAATTAAAGCGATCGCCCATTCATCCCAAGGATTTATCTATTTGGTCAGTGTTACCGGCGTCACCGGAATGCGATCGCAAATCGAAACCAGAGTCTCAGATTTACTCAACCAAATCCGAGAAATTACTGAAAAGCCTATTGGTGTTGGTTTCGGCATTTCTCAACTAGACCAAGCTCGTCAGGTAAAAGAATGGGGAGCAGATGCAGCAATAGTAGGTAGCGCTTTTGTCAAGCGACTAGCAGAAGGTACTCCAGAGCAAGGACTGTCGGCTATTGCCCAATTCTGTCAAAATCTCAAAGCAGCCATCAATACCAGCGATAACGGCATAAATACTCAAACTAATCATAGTGATAAAGTAGATTAA
- the cysT gene encoding sulfate ABC transporter permease subunit CysT, producing MALFPSAQIDRRTPGWKAFLTKLNQIPWTWRITLIYLTFMLVIPITAMFLKASTEPPARFWQIATSELAIATYNVTFVTSLLAALLNGVFGTLIAWVLVRYDFPLKRIIDATVDLPFALPTSVAGLTLATVYSDNGWIGSLLAPLGIKVAFTRLGVAVAMVFISLPFVVRTVQPVLQEMEREMEEAAWSLGASQWETFWKVIFPPLFPTILTGVALGFSRAVGEYGSTVIISSNTPFQDLIAPVLIFQRLEQYDYSGATVIGMVLLSISLVLLIAINLLQAWSRRYDKR from the coding sequence ATGGCTTTATTTCCTTCTGCACAAATTGACCGTAGAACTCCAGGCTGGAAAGCTTTTTTAACTAAGTTAAATCAGATTCCCTGGACTTGGCGAATTACGCTAATATACTTGACATTCATGCTGGTAATACCGATAACGGCGATGTTCTTGAAAGCAAGTACTGAACCGCCGGCGAGGTTTTGGCAAATTGCTACAAGCGAGTTAGCAATAGCTACATATAATGTCACCTTTGTCACCTCATTGTTAGCAGCTTTGCTCAACGGCGTCTTTGGAACATTGATAGCTTGGGTACTAGTGCGCTACGATTTCCCATTGAAACGCATTATTGATGCCACGGTAGATTTACCCTTTGCATTACCTACCTCGGTTGCTGGGTTAACACTGGCAACAGTTTACAGCGATAATGGCTGGATTGGTTCACTATTAGCACCATTGGGAATTAAGGTAGCTTTTACTCGCTTGGGTGTGGCTGTAGCGATGGTATTTATTTCTCTTCCGTTTGTGGTGCGGACGGTACAACCTGTACTTCAGGAAATGGAACGGGAAATGGAAGAAGCAGCTTGGTCTTTGGGTGCTTCTCAGTGGGAAACTTTCTGGAAAGTGATTTTTCCACCTTTATTCCCAACAATTTTGACTGGTGTGGCTTTGGGTTTCTCTCGCGCTGTTGGGGAATATGGCTCTACTGTAATTATCTCATCCAATACACCCTTTCAAGACTTGATTGCACCTGTGCTGATTTTTCAGCGATTAGAGCAGTATGACTACTCTGGTGCAACTGTGATTGGCATGGTTTTATTATCCATTTCCTTAGTGTTGCTGATAGCAATTAATTTATTACAAGCGTGGTCAAGAAGATATGACAAGAGATAA
- the larC gene encoding nickel pincer cofactor biosynthesis protein LarC → MTKIAYLQCPTGISGDMCLGAVVSLGVPIEYLAEKLGGLGIAHEYQLRTEFVQRNGQQATKVHVDLVHDHHHDDAHSHHHGRHLPEIERRILQGGLPSRAEAWSLAVFRQLAVAEGAVHGISPEKVHFHEVGAVDAMVDIVGTCLGLDWLGIDSDNEGLPLLYCSAFPTGGGTVRAAHGQMAVPVPAVLKLWEMRSCPVYSNGIERELVTPTGAAIATTLAREFGAPPPITIHQVGLGAGSIDLPIPNILRLWMGEVTNCHLDLSQAMETVSVLETQIDDLNPQAIGYVFEALFAAGALDVFTQAIGMKKSRPGILLTVICYPDLLPSCEAILFRETTTLGIRRTTQQRTVLKREIQHVETEYGAVRVKVAWQNQEAIANVQPEYEDCAELARRHNIPWREIQQLVLQNWYLEHKN, encoded by the coding sequence ATGACTAAAATTGCTTATCTTCAATGTCCGACGGGAATTTCTGGTGATATGTGCTTGGGTGCTGTGGTGAGTTTGGGTGTTCCCATTGAGTATTTGGCTGAAAAACTCGGTGGTTTGGGAATCGCTCACGAATATCAGTTGCGGACGGAATTTGTGCAGCGCAACGGACAGCAAGCAACTAAAGTTCATGTGGATTTGGTACACGATCACCACCACGACGATGCACATAGTCACCATCATGGACGCCACTTACCGGAAATCGAGCGCCGGATTCTCCAAGGGGGGTTGCCATCGAGAGCAGAAGCCTGGAGTTTAGCTGTTTTCCGGCAGCTAGCAGTGGCAGAGGGGGCTGTCCATGGCATTTCTCCGGAAAAAGTTCATTTTCATGAAGTTGGTGCTGTGGATGCAATGGTCGATATTGTGGGTACTTGCTTGGGGTTGGATTGGTTGGGCATTGACAGCGATAATGAGGGATTACCTCTACTTTATTGCTCGGCGTTTCCCACTGGTGGGGGAACGGTTCGCGCCGCACATGGTCAGATGGCGGTACCTGTACCAGCGGTGTTGAAGCTGTGGGAGATGCGGAGTTGTCCTGTTTATAGCAATGGTATTGAGCGAGAATTGGTGACACCGACGGGCGCAGCGATCGCCACTACTTTGGCTAGAGAGTTCGGCGCGCCACCACCAATCACTATTCACCAAGTAGGACTAGGCGCAGGCAGCATAGATTTGCCCATCCCCAATATACTACGGCTCTGGATGGGGGAAGTGACAAATTGCCACTTAGATTTGAGTCAAGCGATGGAAACTGTATCGGTGCTGGAAACTCAAATTGATGACTTGAATCCCCAGGCGATCGGTTATGTGTTTGAGGCGTTGTTCGCGGCTGGTGCTTTGGATGTGTTCACTCAAGCGATTGGGATGAAAAAGTCTCGTCCAGGAATTTTGTTAACTGTGATCTGCTATCCGGATCTTTTACCCAGTTGTGAAGCGATTTTATTCCGGGAAACGACGACTCTAGGAATTCGACGGACGACGCAACAACGAACTGTCCTCAAACGAGAAATTCAACATGTGGAAACAGAATATGGGGCGGTGCGGGTGAAGGTAGCGTGGCAAAATCAAGAGGCGATCGCTAATGTGCAACCAGAATATGAAGATTGTGCAGAATTAGCACGCAGACATAACATTCCTTGGCGGGAAATTCAGCAGCTAGTGCTACAGAATTGGTATTTAGAACACAAGAACTAG
- a CDS encoding DUF6658 family protein — translation MQRIVSWVKNLRPLKILTVFLAGVFLLIAQACNRPDIAAQPSQPGAQPPNAQRYDPTKSYEVKTPYEGGINNFSDVDPRSKATEKAADAQAKALSDNARKNVEQKGIDSPDQYVENFRQGTPLGERVKRLGENISNSVEDVRQGVSEGTQRGIENIQENTQQAAKDLTKNVQRATEDAGKNIQRSAEDAAASVNRAVKSVD, via the coding sequence ATGCAAAGAATAGTTTCTTGGGTAAAAAACCTCCGTCCTTTGAAGATTTTAACAGTGTTTTTAGCGGGAGTATTTTTATTGATTGCCCAAGCCTGTAACCGTCCAGATATAGCCGCACAGCCTTCACAACCTGGCGCTCAACCACCCAATGCCCAAAGATATGATCCTACAAAAAGTTATGAAGTTAAAACTCCTTATGAAGGAGGAATAAACAACTTTAGTGATGTCGATCCCCGCTCAAAAGCAACTGAAAAAGCAGCCGACGCTCAAGCTAAAGCCTTAAGCGATAATGCTCGCAAAAATGTTGAACAAAAAGGCATTGACAGCCCCGATCAATATGTGGAAAATTTCCGTCAAGGTACACCCTTAGGTGAAAGAGTCAAACGCCTGGGAGAAAATATTAGTAATTCAGTTGAAGACGTCAGACAAGGTGTTAGCGAGGGAACTCAGCGAGGAATAGAAAATATTCAAGAAAACACCCAACAAGCCGCTAAAGACTTGACAAAAAATGTGCAACGTGCAACAGAAGATGCAGGCAAAAATATTCAGCGGTCAGCTGAAGACGCAGCCGCATCTGTAAATAGAGCAGTTAAATCAGTAGATTAG
- a CDS encoding HetZ-related protein, producing MKANLASLPTSSSAFNGYAATDELSTGTIDTLMQLLCQEMQAQVKAASGCVQAVARRMAREVERICDKSSRIQTSGEIQSWQLTLARHRLQKCLRYYQLGSKRGRVELHSNLGAIVYRHVTTAGSELGFEGRYNLIEDFLQAFYIEAIKAFRRENELPEDYTPRTQLQLAEYMAFSEQYAKRRINLHGSASQQLIILRAQGFARRQPQETTVDIEMAVESAKGEEAEAYQRNSAVQQLRSQMVAQTNFDPSEESERDRVVTELIRYLESQGQSDCVNYLTLKLQDLSAPEIDQILGLTSRQRDYLQQRFKYHVEKFAKQHHWQLVHQWLGAGLEHKLGLSAPQWEMFLAQLSQEQQQILSLKIAQHGDQAIAKVIKCTPKQLQKRWTQLLDMAWAIRNGNHEIKAN from the coding sequence ATGAAAGCTAATCTTGCCAGTCTACCAACTTCCTCATCTGCTTTTAACGGCTACGCTGCGACTGATGAATTATCAACCGGCACAATAGACACCCTGATGCAATTGTTGTGTCAAGAAATGCAAGCCCAAGTGAAAGCTGCATCCGGTTGTGTACAAGCTGTAGCCAGACGCATGGCTAGAGAAGTAGAACGCATTTGCGATAAAAGCTCCCGCATTCAAACATCTGGCGAGATTCAATCTTGGCAGCTGACACTAGCAAGGCATCGTCTGCAAAAATGTTTGCGTTATTATCAATTGGGTTCCAAGCGGGGGCGCGTAGAATTACATAGTAACTTAGGTGCGATAGTTTATCGACATGTTACTACCGCTGGTTCAGAATTAGGGTTTGAAGGTCGCTATAATTTAATCGAAGATTTCCTACAAGCCTTTTATATCGAAGCTATCAAAGCTTTTCGTCGGGAAAATGAACTCCCAGAAGATTACACCCCACGGACGCAGTTGCAATTAGCAGAATATATGGCATTTTCAGAACAGTATGCCAAGCGCCGCATTAATTTACATGGTAGTGCTAGTCAGCAATTGATTATTTTGCGTGCTCAAGGATTCGCTCGTCGCCAACCCCAGGAAACCACTGTGGATATTGAAATGGCGGTAGAGTCGGCTAAGGGCGAAGAAGCAGAAGCTTATCAACGTAACTCAGCGGTACAGCAACTGCGATCGCAAATGGTAGCACAAACCAACTTCGATCCTTCTGAAGAATCAGAACGCGATCGCGTCGTTACCGAATTAATTAGATATCTGGAGTCTCAAGGTCAATCTGACTGTGTTAATTACCTGACTTTGAAATTACAAGACCTTTCTGCACCCGAAATTGACCAAATTCTCGGTTTAACCAGCCGTCAGCGCGATTATCTCCAACAACGCTTTAAATATCATGTAGAAAAGTTCGCCAAGCAACATCATTGGCAATTAGTACACCAATGGCTAGGTGCCGGTTTAGAACACAAGCTAGGTCTGTCAGCGCCACAATGGGAAATGTTTTTAGCTCAACTGTCCCAGGAGCAGCAGCAAATCCTCAGTTTGAAGATAGCACAGCATGGTGATCAGGCGATCGCTAAAGTCATTAAATGCACCCCCAAACAACTACAAAAGCGCTGGACACAACTCTTAGATATGGCCTGGGCTATCCGCAACGGTAATCATGAAATTAAGGCAAATTGA
- a CDS encoding sulfate ABC transporter substrate-binding protein: MTLWQRIYQRSLSNYKRVKSFQSLASLFLVGIFLSVAVAACSGNTASNSTTETPGASPVAANKQNVELTLVSFAVTKAAHEAIIPKFVSKWQQEHQQTVTFKQSYGGSGSQTRAIIDGLEADVVHLALAGDTQKIEKAGLIQPGWENEVPNNGIVSKSVAAIITRPGNPKGIKTWEDLAKDGTKLITADPKTSGIAKWNFLALWNSVIKTGGDDTKATAFVTKVYNNVPILTKDAREATDAFAKQGQGDALINYENEVILAQQKGGKVEYIIPDVNISIDNPVAVVDKNVDKHGNREVAEAFVKFLYSPPAQEEFVKLGFRPVDEKLSQTKEVTAKFPKVKTLGTVQDYGGWDAVDEKFFADGGVFDKIIAQKQR; this comes from the coding sequence ATGACTTTGTGGCAGCGAATTTATCAGCGATCGCTATCCAACTATAAAAGAGTAAAATCTTTTCAAAGCTTGGCATCACTATTTTTAGTAGGGATATTCTTGAGTGTGGCTGTTGCAGCTTGCTCAGGAAACACTGCCAGTAATTCTACCACCGAAACCCCAGGCGCTAGCCCTGTTGCTGCCAATAAGCAAAATGTTGAGCTAACTCTCGTTTCTTTCGCTGTCACCAAAGCAGCCCATGAGGCGATTATTCCCAAATTTGTCAGCAAATGGCAACAAGAACATCAGCAAACAGTCACCTTCAAGCAAAGTTATGGTGGTTCTGGTTCTCAAACCCGCGCTATTATTGACGGCTTAGAAGCTGATGTGGTTCACTTGGCACTAGCTGGAGATACCCAGAAAATTGAAAAAGCGGGACTGATTCAGCCAGGATGGGAAAACGAAGTTCCCAACAACGGTATTGTTTCTAAATCAGTAGCAGCAATTATCACTCGTCCAGGAAATCCCAAAGGAATCAAAACTTGGGAAGATTTAGCTAAAGACGGGACAAAACTGATCACCGCTGACCCCAAAACTTCTGGGATCGCTAAATGGAATTTTCTCGCCTTGTGGAATTCTGTCATTAAAACCGGTGGCGATGATACGAAAGCTACCGCATTTGTGACTAAAGTGTACAATAACGTACCAATTCTCACCAAAGATGCCCGTGAAGCAACTGATGCCTTTGCCAAGCAAGGTCAGGGAGATGCTTTGATTAACTATGAAAACGAAGTGATTTTAGCGCAACAAAAGGGCGGTAAGGTAGAATACATTATTCCTGATGTAAATATCTCCATTGATAACCCAGTAGCAGTTGTCGATAAAAATGTGGATAAGCACGGTAATCGGGAAGTAGCAGAAGCTTTCGTCAAATTCCTTTATTCCCCCCCTGCACAAGAAGAATTCGTTAAATTGGGATTCCGTCCCGTGGATGAAAAACTATCCCAAACTAAAGAAGTGACAGCTAAATTTCCGAAAGTGAAAACTCTGGGTACAGTCCAAGACTATGGCGGTTGGGATGCGGTCGATGAGAAGTTTTTCGCAGACGGGGGCGTATTTGACAAGATTATAGCCCAAAAACAGCGGTAA
- the ndhL gene encoding NAD(P)H-quinone oxidoreductase subunit L: protein MIVALLYLILAGAYLLVIPVAVLLYLKQRWHVASSVERTLMYFLVFFFFPGLLVLSPVVNFRPQRRQIEV, encoded by the coding sequence ATGATTGTAGCCCTGCTTTATTTGATTTTGGCTGGAGCTTATCTGTTAGTCATTCCAGTGGCTGTTCTACTATACCTGAAGCAGCGGTGGCATGTGGCTAGCTCGGTGGAGCGCACCTTGATGTACTTTTTGGTGTTCTTCTTCTTTCCAGGGTTGTTGGTTCTATCGCCGGTTGTGAATTTTCGACCCCAGCGGCGACAAATTGAAGTTTAG
- a CDS encoding sulfate ABC transporter substrate-binding protein: MTHQESQKLPALGTVKQKLQAFKSSINKTSALLLVTGLGVSTFVPVYALTKSSPTASVQRQTQLISQKGTKEITLVSYAVTKAAYEKIIPQFVAKWKKEKGQDLVVRESFGGSGSQTRAVIDGLEADVVALALALDTKKIEQAGLIKPGWEKEAPNGGIVTRSVVALETRPGNPKKIKTWADLAKPGIKIVTANPKTSGGARWNFLALWGSVAKNGGNETQALNYVTQVFKNVAVLPKDAREASDAFYKKGQGDVLLNYENEVLLAAQQGKADSVFEIPSVNISIDNPVAVVDKNVDKRGTREVSEAFVKFLFTPEAQREFAKVGFRPVNPTVAKEVQNRFPKISRLYTVGDLGGWDSVQKKFFDDGAIFDKIQSGRR; encoded by the coding sequence ATGACACACCAAGAGTCGCAAAAATTACCAGCCTTAGGCACTGTAAAACAGAAGCTACAAGCATTTAAATCTTCTATCAACAAAACCTCAGCCTTATTGCTAGTCACAGGCTTAGGCGTTAGTACTTTTGTGCCGGTTTACGCACTAACCAAATCGTCGCCCACAGCATCTGTGCAGAGACAAACTCAACTCATTAGTCAAAAAGGTACTAAAGAAATCACCCTAGTTTCCTATGCAGTTACCAAAGCTGCGTATGAAAAAATTATTCCCCAGTTTGTCGCCAAATGGAAAAAAGAAAAAGGTCAAGATTTGGTAGTTCGGGAAAGCTTTGGTGGTTCTGGTTCTCAAACGCGTGCTGTGATTGATGGTTTAGAAGCAGATGTTGTTGCTTTAGCCTTAGCTTTAGACACAAAAAAAATTGAACAAGCAGGTTTAATTAAACCAGGCTGGGAAAAAGAAGCTCCTAATGGCGGCATTGTAACTCGCTCAGTCGTTGCTCTAGAAACCCGTCCTGGTAATCCGAAAAAGATCAAGACTTGGGCTGATTTAGCCAAACCCGGAATCAAGATTGTCACTGCTAACCCCAAAACCTCCGGTGGTGCGCGGTGGAATTTCCTAGCCTTGTGGGGTTCTGTGGCGAAGAATGGCGGAAATGAAACCCAAGCGCTGAATTACGTCACCCAAGTGTTTAAGAATGTAGCTGTGTTACCCAAAGATGCGCGGGAAGCCAGCGATGCATTTTATAAAAAAGGTCAGGGAGATGTGCTGCTGAATTACGAAAATGAAGTACTCTTAGCTGCACAACAAGGAAAAGCCGACTCAGTTTTTGAGATTCCATCTGTGAACATTTCCATTGATAACCCAGTAGCAGTCGTCGATAAAAACGTCGATAAGCGCGGTACTCGTGAAGTATCAGAAGCCTTCGTCAAATTTTTGTTTACACCAGAAGCACAGCGGGAGTTTGCTAAAGTTGGTTTTCGTCCCGTTAACCCCACAGTAGCGAAAGAAGTCCAAAATAGATTTCCCAAAATTTCCCGACTCTACACCGTTGGAGATTTAGGTGGTTGGGATAGCGTCCAGAAGAAGTTTTTTGATGATGGTGCCATTTTTGACAAAATTCAGAGCGGAAGACGTTAA